In Microscilla marina ATCC 23134, a single window of DNA contains:
- a CDS encoding acyl-CoA-binding protein, which produces MGLTEDFEAAAARSKQLTKRPSNEELLQMYALFKQASQGDVSGSRPGMMDFKGRAKYDAWAKIKGKDSEEAKQAYVNLVNGLFEKE; this is translated from the coding sequence ATGGGATTAACAGAAGATTTCGAAGCCGCAGCAGCACGTTCCAAGCAATTGACCAAACGCCCCAGCAACGAAGAGTTGCTACAGATGTATGCTTTGTTTAAGCAAGCCAGCCAAGGCGATGTAAGCGGTAGTCGCCCCGGAATGATGGATTTTAAGGGGAGAGCCAAGTATGACGCCTGGGCAAAAATAAAAGGCAAGGACAGCGAAGAGGCCAAACAAGCGTATGTAAACCTGGTAAATGGATTGTTTGAGAAGGAGTAA
- a CDS encoding DUF2480 family protein — MEDEIVNRVAQSALITFNLEDYYSHHERVVYDIKDNLFQEMILREKDFRAFVKEHDWSQYQDKNVAIICSVDAIVPTWAYMLLALQLEPYAHHFVFGDLAVLEQALFQKALHNIEVEEFRDKKVVIKGCGDLPIPEYAYVELTRLLRPVVATMMYGEPCSTVPLFKQRKKK; from the coding sequence ATGGAAGACGAAATTGTAAACCGGGTAGCGCAAAGCGCTCTTATTACGTTTAATTTGGAAGACTACTACAGCCACCACGAACGGGTGGTTTATGATATAAAAGACAATCTTTTTCAGGAAATGATTTTACGGGAAAAAGATTTCAGGGCGTTTGTAAAAGAACATGACTGGAGCCAATACCAAGATAAAAATGTGGCCATTATTTGTTCGGTAGATGCTATAGTGCCCACCTGGGCATATATGTTACTGGCACTACAGCTTGAACCTTATGCCCACCATTTTGTTTTTGGCGATTTGGCGGTTCTCGAACAAGCCTTGTTTCAAAAAGCCCTCCACAACATTGAGGTAGAAGAGTTTCGCGACAAAAAAGTTGTCATCAAAGGTTGTGGTGATTTGCCCATTCCCGAATATGCTTATGTAGAGCTTACCCGTTTGCTGCGCCCGGTAGTAGCCACTATGATGTATGGCGAACCTTGCAGCACGGTGCCTTTATTTAAACAAAGGAAAAAGAAATAA
- a CDS encoding 1-acyl-sn-glycerol-3-phosphate acyltransferase, translating into MAKKITQKEAKTATALQSTPNVATKTSELQIPTANPDATNNEEIVEVVAEEVMAADDELLTQEIKDNTHIFEEFFDLDYAKSLAKLLEPIDKYYFRATLIGFDEELGEFPARNNPQRPLIFVSNHSGMAFPWDGMVFASALMKMNGYRLDKAARGLASPMLSQTNLMNPFLIHNFWKRAGGIDATSLNFETMMHYGESNFLIYPEGIKGIGKGFDKRYQLQRVSSSAVRMSIKYKTDIIPFATINAEYINPFSYSLKWLDDIVQSIGIPFIPVGPLTTLILLQPWMFYFAAPAKLTYVRGKRIKPYEMIDKPFEEITLEEFREISKKIQKNMQAELSRMVEMYGQNPYDWGGFFRTILQNFSKLPYFVPIAWPFLFTEHERRYRRFKTRLAQLAEDAREAYKEAYLNEKPREESLVGLVKTATDTILKNPEVLLLYVPLVGWIPTLIKGFSREED; encoded by the coding sequence ATGGCAAAAAAAATCACCCAAAAAGAAGCAAAAACTGCCACTGCTCTGCAGAGTACTCCAAATGTAGCAACAAAAACATCAGAGTTGCAAATACCAACTGCCAACCCTGATGCTACAAACAACGAAGAAATTGTGGAAGTAGTAGCCGAAGAAGTAATGGCTGCTGACGATGAGTTGCTTACCCAGGAAATAAAAGACAATACCCATATATTTGAGGAGTTTTTTGACCTTGATTACGCCAAGAGCCTCGCTAAATTGCTGGAACCAATAGATAAGTACTATTTTAGGGCTACACTCATTGGTTTTGACGAAGAACTGGGCGAGTTTCCGGCAAGAAATAATCCCCAACGCCCACTGATTTTTGTAAGCAATCATTCGGGAATGGCTTTCCCCTGGGACGGGATGGTATTTGCGTCGGCCTTGATGAAAATGAACGGATACAGGTTAGACAAAGCTGCCAGAGGGTTGGCGTCGCCTATGCTATCACAAACCAACCTGATGAACCCGTTTTTGATCCATAATTTTTGGAAAAGAGCGGGAGGAATTGATGCCACATCGCTCAATTTTGAAACTATGATGCACTATGGTGAGTCTAATTTTTTGATTTACCCAGAGGGCATCAAGGGTATAGGCAAAGGGTTTGACAAGAGGTACCAATTACAGCGGGTGTCGTCATCGGCAGTACGCATGAGCATCAAATACAAAACAGATATTATCCCTTTTGCCACCATCAATGCCGAATATATCAACCCGTTCAGCTATAGCCTGAAATGGCTCGATGACATTGTTCAAAGCATTGGCATTCCTTTTATTCCAGTAGGACCACTTACCACCCTTATTTTGCTCCAGCCCTGGATGTTTTACTTTGCCGCTCCGGCAAAACTTACCTATGTACGTGGCAAACGTATCAAACCTTATGAAATGATTGACAAACCTTTCGAAGAAATCACTTTGGAGGAGTTTAGAGAAATTAGTAAAAAAATTCAGAAAAACATGCAGGCAGAGTTAAGCCGCATGGTAGAGATGTACGGACAAAACCCTTATGACTGGGGTGGTTTCTTCCGCACTATTTTACAAAACTTTAGCAAGCTTCCTTACTTTGTGCCTATAGCCTGGCCATTTTTATTTACCGAGCACGAACGCCGCTACCGTCGTTTTAAGACACGCCTTGCCCAACTGGCTGAAGACGCTCGTGAAGCATACAAAGAAGCTTACCTCAACGAAAAGCCCCGCGAAGAGTCACTGGTAGGCTTGGTTAAAACTGCTACAGATACTATTC